Below is a genomic region from Fibrobacter sp..
TGGATTGCTTAAAATCTAGGTTAAGAACGTGATATTTGCCACAAATTTTATGCCCGACCCCGTTTTATCGTTGTTCGCAGACAACGCTATCCAACACAAAAACAACTCTTTTTTTATACCTTTTTTTACATTTAGGGCATGGCTGAACAGAGAAAACAGAAAAAAGTCTTCGAATACATGGATTACCGTGCATTCTTGAAGGACTATTATAACCAGAAAAAGGAGGCCAATTCTGCCTTCTCTCTGCGTGTTTTCTCCGATAAGATCGGTTTCAAGGCAAAGGATTTCATTAGCCGCGTCATGAACGGCGAAAAGAACCTTTCCACCCAGAGCATTCCGAAAGTCGCTTCTGGCCTTCGCCTGGGCAAGCACGAAACCGAATTTTTCATCAGCCTCGTTGAATTTAACCAAGCCGAGACAACGGAAGAACGTGACGAAGCCTTCAACAAGATGCAGGCCGTTCTCAAGGTTGTCCGCTTTGCCGAAAAGCAGCATCTGCTGGGCCACGCCCAGTACATGGTCTACTCTCACCCCCGCCACCTGTTCATCAGAAGCCTTATCGGCATGTTCGGCTTCAACGGGGACTACGCCACCTTGGCAAAGCAAGTCCACCCCAGCATCACTGTCGATGAAGCCAAGCAGTCTGTAAAGCTCTTGGAAGAATGCCAGTTGATCAAGAAGGGCGAAGACGGCAATTACGTTTTAAGTGAAAATGCAATCACCACCGGTGATCGCACTTCCAAGCTGGCCCTCCGCGGATACCATCAGAAGTGCCTGAAGATGGGCGCCGACTCCATCGACCGCGACCCGCCCAGCAAACGTCATATCTCGGGCCTCACCCTGGGCATCAGCCAGGAAGGCTATGACCGCATCGTGGAACGAATCAATGCATTCCGCAAGGAAATCGCCCTCATTGCCGAAGAAGACGAAGGCAGCGACAAGGTTTTCCAGATGGAATTCGCCATGTTCCAGGTGGGCGGAAAAAACGACAAAAGCACCTAGCAGCTTCACCAAGAGTTTCCATAAAACGCATCAAAAAAGGCCCGCTCTCCACAGCGGGCCTTTTTCATTTCTTGGCATCGAATTAAATTAGATCTCAGCCGAAGGATCGTCACACTTCTTGAGTTTATCTTCCAATTCCTTAGCAGCCTCTTCATGAGCCTTCTCGGAACGGATTTTGTTATCAAGTATCTTGGCTTCGTATTCAGGACTCATGATTACAGAGCCATCGCTGCAGTTGGCCACCCACTTGTCGTATTCATAAGGCATAGGGGTTCCGTACATGCAAGCCATGTCATCAAGTTCCAGTTCCATTTTTTCAAGGCACCTGATTTTCTCTGCCGAGAATAACTTGGCCTCATCGCTTTTCAGCATGTTCTGAATTTTCAACAACATGTCGGATTCAGCCTTGCTCTGCCCTTGCTGTTCCGGAGTAGTCCAAGACTCAACGTAAGCACCTACGCTTTGGATACCGTTATGAGCATCACAAACACCCATGGCAGACAAGGCTGCCCCCAGGGAATCATTAGAAGTAAAAGGGTTTTCCTCTGAAGAGGAAGACGTTTCTTCAGAAGATGAACTGAAAGCCGGTTCGATGCCATATACGGTTGCGCTCATAGGAGGAATTCGTTCGTCACTGGAGCTGGACCTCACCTCGGAACTAGACGAGCTTGCGGCCGACGAACCGGGCTCACTCGAAGAACCCGGCTCTACGGAGGAACTAGTATCTGGGGTCACCACCGGAGATACCGAATTGTCGTTACAGCCGACCCAACAGAAGGACGCTGCGGCAAAGAATATCCTTGCCACTAATTTTTGAATCTTCATTTTTTCTCCTTTAGGCCAAAAATCTACTTTGCCTGTTTTGCAGCCTCACGTTCCATATCCATAGCATGCTGCAGGCGTTTTACGTGGCAGTACATCAATTCGCCGCTCTTTTCATCACGGAGATGAAGGCTGGAACCTTCACAATAACGCCAGTACTTGCACTTCTTGCAGTCGCCAGTACGAGTCCAGCTGCGGTCACGCATAATCTGGTAACGGTTCTGCCATACATCCCAAAGGTCATCCTTGTAGATGTTGCCCTGGATGTAGTCGCCACGAAGGCTTGGGCAGGCGGAAATATCACCGTTGGCAAGAACGGAGCTGACGTTTACGCCGGCACGGCAGAAGAAGGGATAATTGCGCGCTTCCTTTTCATAACTGCCCAGGAACCCTTCGCAACCATAGTTGACATTGATTCTGCCTTGCATCTTGGTTTCGCGGATAAAGTCAAAGACCTGCTTGAACTCGTTATCCGGCAACTTGAAAATGGGATTGTTGGCGGCGCGACCCTTGGGGAACACCGTTGCAATACGCCAACGCTTTACGCCAATGGCCGTAAGCAACTCGCGAATTTCAGGAAGTTCCGGAAGGTTTTCGCGGTTCACGCAAGTCATCACATCGAAGGTAAGGCCCGGAGTGTTTGCGGCCATCTTGATGGCGCGAAGGGCGTTGTCAAAACTGAATTCAGAACCGCGGAAATGATTATGGCTGTCGTGAAGACCGTCCAAACTGATCGTCAAGCTACGGAGGCCGGCACCAAGCAAGGCCTTGTACTTTTCAGGAGACATGGCAAGAGCATTGGAAACCATGCCCCAGGGATAGCCACGCTTCTTGATTTCCATACCGCATTCCACCAGGTCGGGGCGCATCAGCGGTTCACCGCCGGTAATCACCACCATAAAGTGCTTCGGGTCGATATGAGGAGCCAGGGAATCCAGCACCTTCATAAAATCTTCGCGGGGCATATCGGGAATAGCGTCCTTCATGCAGTCGCTACCGCAGTGAAGGCAGTGCAAATTGCAGCGCAAAGTACATTCCCAGAAGAAATAAGTCAGCGGGTGGGTTGCCACTTCGTTATGACGGTAATGACGATAAAATTCAAGAGCGAGACGCTTTTTAAGATTCAAATGCAAAATAAAATCTCCTAACTAGGTTCCAACACCACACGAGAATATATAATTATTTTTCCTCAGTGGCGGTTTCGTCACTTTCAACGCTACAAGTTTCGTCAAAAGCACAGGGAGGGCCATAGAGCGCCGGCTGTTCAACAATCGTCGAATCCACAATCAAAGGATCGTTAGGATCAAAAACTACTCCATAATCCGGCATTATTTCACAACCGTTACCATCACAGCCGCAAGGACCGCAGCCGTACTCAGGCATGGCATTTGTGGCTGCCTCATTTTCGCAGCCAGCCCACATAGTGGCAAACAGAGCCAGCAATATCTTTTTCCAGTGATTACGAATAGCCATAATTTAACCTCCTACGCCAAGTTAATCAAAATTACTTTTTCTCTTCTTTACCTAAATCGCACGACCCATCAAAATAACAGGGCGGACCATACACAGCAACAGGAACCTCATACTCCTCAGGTTGTTCAACGACTGTGCCCGCAGCAGGTTCCCCAACAACGACAGAATCCACGACAACGGAGTCCTGAGGCAACGGATCAGTAGAAGGCTCTTCGCACGCTTCGCAACCACAAGGCGGACAACCATATAGATCTCCGCCCCCGATATCAACCTCGGTTTCGGTACAACCCGACCAAAAAATGGCAAAAACAGCCAATAATATTTTTTTCCAATGTTTTCTAAAAAGCATAACCACTCCTAATTTGAACCTAAATTAAAAAATATTCCCCCACGCCTTAAAAAGTTTTCACAAAACAATGAGGCGAACTTTTTTCATCTCAAAATTTAATCCATTTTTTCAAGACAAATAGAATAGAATCCAAGTTTTTTTTGCAATTATTTCGACACATTCTAAAGAATACGTTATATATGAAACAATTTGTTCTTTATAGATAAAAAAGGCGATGCCACATTAGCACCGCCTTTAAATATTTATTCAAATCCTAGGTCATTTTACCGTTATGCGGTTCTGCTTCAGGAGTTTACCATTTTCAGTAACACGAACAACAAGAACCTTGCCGGCAAAGGATTTCAAGTCTACGTTATAATTTTCTGCATAGAAACTCTCCGTAAAGACCTTATTGCCCAACATATCAAAGATGGCAACATTCTTGCGTTCATTTCCTTGTGCAAAAATCTGAAGACGAGAATGATCTAATCCAATATTCACCCTAGCATTTACCACTGATGACGAAACATTCATTAAAACCGGTTCGTAGGAGGGAGACGCCACCGAGCGCACGACAGTCAATTTGAAAGTAACCTTCTCGCCATTGATGGTCAAGTTTTCAACATAGGTGCCCACGGGAGCCCAGGACTGGATTACATCATCAATTCGAACAGTTCCATTAGAAACATCTGACGGAATCTGCGTAAAGTTGATATTCCAGGAGTGGCGAGTATAAGATGTAACGCCTGTAATTGTCACCGGTTCAACCCTGCCGCCAACTTCCACGACCTGCTCCATGCTACCGGCAATGGTATAGGTTGTTGCGACACTGCTGGAACTTGCAACAGAGCTGGAAGATGCCACAGAACTGCTGCTGGGCACAACGCTGGAGCTGGATGCCACGACGCTGCTGGAGCTGGATTTTGCGGAGCTGCTGGAGTTGGAAGCGGCCTTGCCAACCTTCAGGGTAATGACAACCGTTTCGCCATTGACAATCAGAGTTTCTTCATAGGTACCGTCGGCAAGATAGCCAGGAACATTTCCTGTAATCTTTGCATCACCATACGCAAGCCAATCAGGAATGCTCAGGAAGTACAAGTTCCATGTTTTGCGGGTATAAGAGGTTATGCCCTCAATGGAGATCAGCTCGATGCGGGAATTCTGCGCAACAGCCTGAGTCAAGGAGCCTGCAATCTTGTAATTCGATGTAGAACTACTTGAAGCTTCAGAACTGGAGCTGGGCACTTCAACGCTGGAGCTAGATTCTACAACGCTACTAGAGGATTCCACGGAACTGCTGGAGATTTCTTCAACAATGCTACTGGAACTTGCAACAGAGCTGGAAGATGCCACAGAACTGCTGCTGGGCACAACGCTGGAGCTGGATGCCACGACGCTGCTGGAGCTGGATTTTGCGGAGCTGCTGGAGTTGGAAGCGGCCTTGCCAACCTTCAGGGTAATGACAACCGTTTCGCCATTGACAATCAGAGTTTCTTCATAGGTACCGTCGGCAAGATAGCCAGGAACATTTCCTGTAATCTTTGCATCACCATACGCAAGCCAATCAGGAATGCTCAGGAAGTACAAGTTCCATGTTTTGCGGGTATAAGAGGTTATGCCCTCAATGGAGATCAGCTCGATGCGGGAATTCTGCGCAACAGCCTGAGTCAAGGAGCCTGCAATCTTGTAATTCGATGTAGAACTACTTGAAGCTTCAGAACTGGAGCTGGGCACTTCAACGCTGGAGCTAGATTCTACAACGCTACTAGAGGATTCCACGGAACTGCTGGAGATTTCTTCAACAATGCTGCTGGAACTTGCAACAGAGCTGGAAGATTTCACAGAGGAACTTGAAGATTCCGCATAGCTGCTGCTGGATACATCACCGGAACAAGTGGATACGTCACAGCTGCTGGAACTGATTGCAATAGAAGAGGAAGACTGTTCAGGAACATCACAAGTAGTCACATTCACGCCATCCTTGGTGGTGAAGCAAACCTTGTCGTTTTCCTCCATGATACCATACAAGCTCACGCCAAGATCTGTACCATTCCAAGACTTGAAAGGACCATAGGTAGTCACATTCTGAGAACCAGGGAAGGGATCGTCCTTCAAGTGACGCGTGTAGAAGCCATCGTAATAATCCGTCACCTTCAAATCACCAGCTTCAACCACATCAATACGTTGATGGTAGGATTTATCATTTAATGTAATTGTCGACCAACTATAACTATCATAATCAATGTGCCAAATCAACAAACCATGACCAGGCAATTCTGCATCCCACTTGTTACTCTTCTGACGGTTTTCAAGAATATACCATTCATTGGAATTATTCGGGACAGGGATCTTATAGGCCTTATTGGATGTCGGAAGAGAAGCAAGAGAAGTGACATCAATTGTCAAATCCAAAGCGTCATAGTCCAACCACCCCATGAAATTTCTTTCAAAGGCGCTGTAACCAGCGGGAACTTTCTCGTTACCATTGTACATCCCCGTTGCCATCACATCCCAACTGTGCGCACCCGGAGCATTATATCCCGAAGACGAGTAATCGCCATAACAATCATCGAATCTATTTCCTGTGCAATAATGATCCCTCAGGCCCATGGAATGGCTAAATTCGTGAATAAAAGATGCGAAGACATGATCGCCCTGAGCAAACATAATGTAGTTGTCGAAGGTCTTTCCATTTCCCGCGGGAATGTTTCCAAGATAATCCTGAAAACCGCGTTCAATTTTGGCATCGGCTCTGGAACCTGCAAAAAGCACAGCAACAGCATCGACTTTGCCATCTTTATCAGCATCATAGTCCGCAGCGTTAAAATCAGGGTACGTTTTCAGAAGTGACGCAACGGCATCCTCCGCCAAACGAGCATTGTTGGAAACAAAGCCGCTGTAAGAAGAAAATTCTTTTTCCAGCTTTACACTATACAGATCAAACGTCGGCACGAATTTTCCCATGGACTGATCCGTGAAATAGTCACGAACAGAGCCTACGTATCCATTCTTGGAATATCCGACCTCATTCATCATGTTTCCGAATTCTTCGAGGTCCAAGTTTGCCTGCGAGTCATTATACACCATAAGCACAACAAACTTATTGGTACCCTTGGAATGGCCCTTGGGGGACGGCAATCGCAAAACAGGGGGAACGTTGCTTTGCTCTTTCTTCAAATTCGCCCAGGCAGCCGGAGCATTCCTTTCATTTCTGGATTTTTCAACATTGCCTGAATTGCGTTTGAAATAATTTATCTTGACACCTTCCTTGCTAAGACTTGCAAGGAACGATTTATCAAAATCCGTTCGAGCAAGTTCATTCTTAGCCTTGACAGGCGAAGACTCGCCATTTTCATCGGCAAAATAATACACGCCTAGGGAATCTTGAACGACAAGATAGCCATCTTCTGTTTGAACATAGCTAAAGTATTCGTCTCCAACATTCTGAAGCGTAACCGTTTCACCATGATTGTCATAGGTATAGGGCCTAGGATCCATGGGATCCGCAAATGCTGCGTTTAAACCGAGCAACGCAACGGAAAAAACAGTAGTAATTTTAGAACTGTTCATTTACAACCTCCATGGCGGTGCAAGATAGAAAAATTTGTGATTTTTATCACATTTTTGTATAAATAAAATGGCAAAAATGTCTTTACATTATTCATTTAAACAAAAAATCATTTGTACAAAAAAGGCAGTGCACGCTGGCACCACCTTTAATATCCAATCCATACACGAGACGAATAGGCGCTAGTTACCCGACGTCACTTTTTTCACGCCCAGGATTCGGCTTCCTTCAGAAACACGAACTACGATAACACCCAAATGAAGCAGGCGATCCAGATTCATCGAGAACTCCCCACCATCAAAGATGCTTCTAAAAATCATATTACCCTGAAGGTCGAAAATATCTACCCGCTTTATCCCTGGAGCACGGGATAGAATTTCAAGAACAGAGCCATTCATACTCATTTCAACAGTCTGGGCCAAGGAAACAGCATGCAAGGCACTTGTTACCAAAGAACTTGAACTTTTTGCCATAGCCTCGGAGCTGCTAGAAGGAACAGTCTTGGAACTACTGGACTTTACTGTAGAGGAACTGGAACTTTCAGCAACAACCTCAGAACTGCTAGATGCAACGTCCTGCTTCGCAGCGCAAGACGACACCTTCACGCCACTCTTGGTTGTGAAACAGACATTGTAGCCATCTTCCATAATGCCGTAAAGTTTTATTCCAAGATCCGTTCCGGCCCAAGATTTGAAACCATCAAAACTGGTAACTTTCTGACTTCCTGGAAATGGATCGTCCTTTAAGTGTTCCGCATGAAATCCATCGCTATAACTCGTGACTAATTGATTTCCTGCTTCCACCACATCAATTCTTTGATGGGTTTTATCGTCGTTCATCGCATCATTTTCCCATACGGTATAGTTATAGTCAATATGCCAAATCAGCATACCATGGTAGGGCAATGTTGCGTCCCACTTATTATCCTGCTGACGGTTTTCAATAATAAACCATTCATCCGGACGATTGGGAATAGAAATCTTGTAGGCCTTATTGGAAGAAGACCATGACGGAAGAGAAATTACATCTCTTTGCAAGTCCAGAGAATCATAGGAAGCCCAGCCCATAAACACTTTTTCAAAAGCACTGTAGTTTGGAGGATTGTAACGACGCGGGTTATAAGTTCCACCCCCCTTATTCTTCACTTCATTGTACATTCCCGTGGCCATCACGTCCCAGCCATGAGCCCCCGGAGCCTGGTATCCCGTATTGGTAAAATCGGAATAGCAATCGCTGGCTCGAACGCAGTAATGATCCTTTAGCCCCATGGTATGGCTAAATTCGTGAATAAACACAACAAAAGGAGAACTTTGCTGGTTGATTATAAAATATCTGTTCGCACGTTTACCATTGCCCACATTTTGCTGGCGGCACGGATTCCATTGAAGTTCATATTGGAACCCACCCATATTACCAGCAGCAGATTCCGAACCTGCATACAACACGGCCAAGGCGTCAATTTCACCATTGTTATCCGCATCATAAAGGGAGGCATTAAAATTCGGGTACTTACTTAGCAAGCTGTTTAGCGCTTCCACAATCAGTTTATATTCAACATCCTTGTAGCTAGCAAAGGAGTTGCTTACGGTCACTTGGTAAATATCAAAGGTCGGGACAAACTTGCCACCAGACTGTTCTGTAAAATAATCGCGGACAGAACCAGAATATGCTTCTGCAGAATATTTTTCCTTGTTCAAAAGATCATGGAAGGACGCGGAATCAATGTTTGTGGTTTGAGAATTGGAAACAAGCAAGACCGGAAAACGGTTTGTACCATTGGCATGCTTGCTTGGTGAAGGAAATCTCAAAACTGCAGGCGCGGAATCGTCTTCAAGCTGATTCAGGTTTGCCCAAGAAGCCGGTTTCACCACTTCACCAGCGGGACGTTTGAAACGGTCTGGATTCTTTTTGACATGGCCGGAGAAAACCTTTTCTCGGTCGAGACTCTTCAAAAAAGAAATGTCTTGAGCGGTACGGTCCTTTTCATTCTTCGCCTTGACCTTGGAGCAGGAACCGTTTTCGTCGGCATAGTAATAGACGCCGGCAGAATCCTGAAGAACGATATAACCATCAGAAGTCTGGGTGTTGCTATAATGTTCGTCACCGACATTTCGAAGTGTTAGAGAATCACCCTGATTGTCCACGGAGTACAAAGCAGGATTCTGAGGATAGGCAAATGTTTCCGTCGCACAAAGCGACGCCATCAACAACGGATACAAAACACTCCTAAATCTCATCACAAATACTCCTTACCCTTAATTTATACTCATTTTCGTGATTTTGAGCACAAATTTTTCCTTGAAACCCTAAAAATTCGCGAAATTCGGCCAATTTTACGGTTTTTGAAAGTTCTCAAAATTTTTCTCAAAAATTTAGTTATATTTGAGAACATGGAAAAGTACATTGACATCTACCAGTTTACGCACTTCCGTAAATACCTGGAAGAATACCAGGCCGTCCGCGTCAAGGCCGAGCCCGGTTTTACCCGTACCGAAATTTGCAACCTTCTGGGCATGGAAAAGAGCCGCAGCTACTTTGCCGACGTGCTCCGCGGAAAGAAGGTGAGCCCCCGCATGGTGGCCAAGTTCATCGAGCTCTGCAATCTGGAAAAGAAGGAAGCCAAGTACTTTGAAGTCATGGTGAAAGTGGACCAGGCCAAGACCGACGCCATCCGCAAGGCCGCCATGGAAGAACTTCTGCAGATGCATCCGAACCCGCAGAACATTCTGAATACCGACGCCTACGAATATTACAACCATTGGTACAACAGCGCCCTTTTTGCCATCCTTGACGCCATGGACGTGGGCGACGACTTGACCCCGGTTCAAAAGAGAATTTTCCCCAAGGTGACTCTGGGCAAGCTGAAGGAATCACTGGATTTGCTGCAGCGTCTGGGTCTCGCCCGCAAGAACGAGGAAGGCTTCTGGAAGCCTACCCAGGAATCCATCAGCAGCGGCCCGTATAACAACGCGGAGCTGATCAAGCAGTACCAGATGCAGTGCTTTGAGCTTTCAAAGCAGGCGCTAATGACTCCGCCCAAGGCTCCGACAATCATGAGCACACTGACTTTCAGTATATCCAGCAACGCCTATAAGGAATTGGAGGAGGCGGTGCAGGAATTCAAAGCAAAGGCCCGCCAGATTATTTCACAGGACAAGGATAAGGCCGACGGCGTATACCAACTGAATTTGCATATGTTCTCAAATCTTGAGAACAACGGGGGTAAATAATGAAATTACGAATTATGAGTTACGATTTGCAGAAGGCTTGTGGTTTCATTGCTGGCTTAAGCGTTGCGAGTTTGAGTCTCGCAAGTATCGTGGGCTGTTCCGATTCCAGCACAGCAAGCGTATGGACCGAAACCGAGTCCGGCCAACAGGCTGCCAATGGCGACTGGCTTGTAGATGTTGAAAGCTGCAGCAACAGCATTCCAGAAAACATCGGGAAAAAGAATGCAACGAAAGCTTTGCTAAAATCCAACGTTACAACCCATTGCATCACCTACGACCGCACTTACGCCATGGTCAGTGTCCAGGGAACGGCCACGGATGAAAGCGGTTCCCCGTTGAAAATGGCCAGAGTCCGCCTGTCCAGTTTCGGAGGCTCCGGAAAAGAAACTACCACCGACGATAACGGAACCTACAAGTTCGATAACGTAGTCTACAAGGCCACCTACCACGGTTTCGCACCCCTTGAGGAAGGCGAGTTTGAGCAGGTTGACGACACCACCCACGTCACCTACATCGACTACAAGTTGCTGGTGGCTTCCAGCGACAGCACCCTGGCAAGCGTCCACACCATCAATTTCAAGGGCTACAAGCGCATGGGCGAAGGCGACAGCGTCTATCTTGAAATTCCTGAACAGTCCGCAGGCAAGGTAACAGACATCACCCTCCCCGCCAAGGCCTTCCAGAAGGGCGACAACGCTTGCCTGGACGACATCGGCGTTTGCCACGTGATTACCGCCGACGAAATTGAAGCGGGAACCTTCGTCATGAAAAACGTACCTCAGGGAGTTTACCAAAAGCTTTGTGCCATACAAACCGAAAAAACAAGTGGCGGCGAAGAAATGGTCTCCATGCGCTGCGCAATGTTAAGCGAACCCATCATTGCAAAGGATGCGGTAGACACCTTGAGTTTCGAGCTTCCGGAAAGTGCCCTCAGCCAGATGGATTCCCTGACAGACAAGTCCATCGAAAAAATTCTAGTTCCTGTAAAGACAAGCGCCGAAAAGCCCTACATCATCAGCGGCAACAGCATTACAAAGCTTGTTTCTGCAGGCAGCAAGGATCTTTACTGGGCCGAGATTTCTTTCAGCGAAGCGAACACTGCAAGCTACGTTCTCTTTGACGAAATCCCCTATTTCAGCAGAACCAGCGTTTTTGCAGCAGTGGAATCCCTGGCAGACACCACACTGGTCAACAGTTCCGCCTACTGGAACCGTACCTATACGGGATTCAGCTTCAAGGTCAAGGCCGACGGCAGCGAGTTCGAGGAAGCCGCGGTTCTCTTAAGCACCGTAGATTCAACAGTAGCAGGCCTTCCCAAGGGTTACGAAATTCTCCAGTGCGAGGCCGGTTCCAAGAGCGTATGCGTTCGCGTCTATAGCGGCACTGATTCCGTGGTAACAGATACGGTCGTCTACGGCAAGGCGAACCTGCTCGATGGCGAAGAGCACATCTTCTCCATGGCCGTGGTCGGAAACCACCTTTCTGTGGCTGTGGACGGCGAGATTCTTCGCGACACCGACTTAAAGTTGGGCGACAGTTTCCCCTATTACGAAGGCGGAAATTCCTTCATGAACATTGGCAATGTGGAACTAAGGAACTTCGTAATGTTCGACATGCCCAGCCGCATTAGGAAAGGCGGAGAAAGCAACTGGAACCGCCTGAAGGCCTGGCTTATCACCCATCAGACGTTCAGCAAATAGCTTTTGAATTCGTTTTTTGCATGAAATTACCTATAAAAGCGAGTTTTCACACCGTTTTATAGGTAAAAGTCGGGACATAACAAGCAAAAAAAGACATTTTTTCGTCAACTTAGGCCCGTCAAACAGCTTTTTCAGCGGTTTTAGGCATGCA
It encodes:
- a CDS encoding carboxypeptidase-like regulatory domain-containing protein, with the protein product MKLRIMSYDLQKACGFIAGLSVASLSLASIVGCSDSSTASVWTETESGQQAANGDWLVDVESCSNSIPENIGKKNATKALLKSNVTTHCITYDRTYAMVSVQGTATDESGSPLKMARVRLSSFGGSGKETTTDDNGTYKFDNVVYKATYHGFAPLEEGEFEQVDDTTHVTYIDYKLLVASSDSTLASVHTINFKGYKRMGEGDSVYLEIPEQSAGKVTDITLPAKAFQKGDNACLDDIGVCHVITADEIEAGTFVMKNVPQGVYQKLCAIQTEKTSGGEEMVSMRCAMLSEPIIAKDAVDTLSFELPESALSQMDSLTDKSIEKILVPVKTSAEKPYIISGNSITKLVSAGSKDLYWAEISFSEANTASYVLFDEIPYFSRTSVFAAVESLADTTLVNSSAYWNRTYTGFSFKVKADGSEFEEAAVLLSTVDSTVAGLPKGYEILQCEAGSKSVCVRVYSGTDSVVTDTVVYGKANLLDGEEHIFSMAVVGNHLSVAVDGEILRDTDLKLGDSFPYYEGGNSFMNIGNVELRNFVMFDMPSRIRKGGESNWNRLKAWLITHQTFSK
- a CDS encoding M6 family metalloprotease domain-containing protein: MRFRSVLYPLLMASLCATETFAYPQNPALYSVDNQGDSLTLRNVGDEHYSNTQTSDGYIVLQDSAGVYYYADENGSCSKVKAKNEKDRTAQDISFLKSLDREKVFSGHVKKNPDRFKRPAGEVVKPASWANLNQLEDDSAPAVLRFPSPSKHANGTNRFPVLLVSNSQTTNIDSASFHDLLNKEKYSAEAYSGSVRDYFTEQSGGKFVPTFDIYQVTVSNSFASYKDVEYKLIVEALNSLLSKYPNFNASLYDADNNGEIDALAVLYAGSESAAGNMGGFQYELQWNPCRQQNVGNGKRANRYFIINQQSSPFVVFIHEFSHTMGLKDHYCVRASDCYSDFTNTGYQAPGAHGWDVMATGMYNEVKNKGGGTYNPRRYNPPNYSAFEKVFMGWASYDSLDLQRDVISLPSWSSSNKAYKISIPNRPDEWFIIENRQQDNKWDATLPYHGMLIWHIDYNYTVWENDAMNDDKTHQRIDVVEAGNQLVTSYSDGFHAEHLKDDPFPGSQKVTSFDGFKSWAGTDLGIKLYGIMEDGYNVCFTTKSGVKVSSCAAKQDVASSSSEVVAESSSSSTVKSSSSKTVPSSSSEAMAKSSSSLVTSALHAVSLAQTVEMSMNGSVLEILSRAPGIKRVDIFDLQGNMIFRSIFDGGEFSMNLDRLLHLGVIVVRVSEGSRILGVKKVTSGN
- a CDS encoding TIGR02147 family protein, whose protein sequence is MAEQRKQKKVFEYMDYRAFLKDYYNQKKEANSAFSLRVFSDKIGFKAKDFISRVMNGEKNLSTQSIPKVASGLRLGKHETEFFISLVEFNQAETTEERDEAFNKMQAVLKVVRFAEKQHLLGHAQYMVYSHPRHLFIRSLIGMFGFNGDYATLAKQVHPSITVDEAKQSVKLLEECQLIKKGEDGNYVLSENAITTGDRTSKLALRGYHQKCLKMGADSIDRDPPSKRHISGLTLGISQEGYDRIVERINAFRKEIALIAEEDEGSDKVFQMEFAMFQVGGKNDKST
- a CDS encoding M6 family metalloprotease domain-containing protein, with product MNSSKITTVFSVALLGLNAAFADPMDPRPYTYDNHGETVTLQNVGDEYFSYVQTEDGYLVVQDSLGVYYFADENGESSPVKAKNELARTDFDKSFLASLSKEGVKINYFKRNSGNVEKSRNERNAPAAWANLKKEQSNVPPVLRLPSPKGHSKGTNKFVVLMVYNDSQANLDLEEFGNMMNEVGYSKNGYVGSVRDYFTDQSMGKFVPTFDLYSVKLEKEFSSYSGFVSNNARLAEDAVASLLKTYPDFNAADYDADKDGKVDAVAVLFAGSRADAKIERGFQDYLGNIPAGNGKTFDNYIMFAQGDHVFASFIHEFSHSMGLRDHYCTGNRFDDCYGDYSSSGYNAPGAHSWDVMATGMYNGNEKVPAGYSAFERNFMGWLDYDALDLTIDVTSLASLPTSNKAYKIPVPNNSNEWYILENRQKSNKWDAELPGHGLLIWHIDYDSYSWSTITLNDKSYHQRIDVVEAGDLKVTDYYDGFYTRHLKDDPFPGSQNVTTYGPFKSWNGTDLGVSLYGIMEENDKVCFTTKDGVNVTTCDVPEQSSSSIAISSSSCDVSTCSGDVSSSSYAESSSSSVKSSSSVASSSSIVEEISSSSVESSSSVVESSSSVEVPSSSSEASSSSTSNYKIAGSLTQAVAQNSRIELISIEGITSYTRKTWNLYFLSIPDWLAYGDAKITGNVPGYLADGTYEETLIVNGETVVITLKVGKAASNSSSSAKSSSSSVVASSSSVVPSSSSVASSSSVASSSSIVEEISSSSVESSSSVVESSSSVEVPSSSSEASSSSTSNYKIAGSLTQAVAQNSRIELISIEGITSYTRKTWNLYFLSIPDWLAYGDAKITGNVPGYLADGTYEETLIVNGETVVITLKVGKAASNSSSSAKSSSSSVVASSSSVVPSSSSVASSSSVASSSSVATTYTIAGSMEQVVEVGGRVEPVTITGVTSYTRHSWNINFTQIPSDVSNGTVRIDDVIQSWAPVGTYVENLTINGEKVTFKLTVVRSVASPSYEPVLMNVSSSVVNARVNIGLDHSRLQIFAQGNERKNVAIFDMLGNKVFTESFYAENYNVDLKSFAGKVLVVRVTENGKLLKQNRITVK
- a CDS encoding TIGR04133 family radical SAM/SPASM protein; its protein translation is MHLNLKKRLALEFYRHYRHNEVATHPLTYFFWECTLRCNLHCLHCGSDCMKDAIPDMPREDFMKVLDSLAPHIDPKHFMVVITGGEPLMRPDLVECGMEIKKRGYPWGMVSNALAMSPEKYKALLGAGLRSLTISLDGLHDSHNHFRGSEFSFDNALRAIKMAANTPGLTFDVMTCVNRENLPELPEIRELLTAIGVKRWRIATVFPKGRAANNPIFKLPDNEFKQVFDFIRETKMQGRINVNYGCEGFLGSYEKEARNYPFFCRAGVNVSSVLANGDISACPSLRGDYIQGNIYKDDLWDVWQNRYQIMRDRSWTRTGDCKKCKYWRYCEGSSLHLRDEKSGELMYCHVKRLQHAMDMEREAAKQAK
- a CDS encoding TIGR02147 family protein, encoding MEKYIDIYQFTHFRKYLEEYQAVRVKAEPGFTRTEICNLLGMEKSRSYFADVLRGKKVSPRMVAKFIELCNLEKKEAKYFEVMVKVDQAKTDAIRKAAMEELLQMHPNPQNILNTDAYEYYNHWYNSALFAILDAMDVGDDLTPVQKRIFPKVTLGKLKESLDLLQRLGLARKNEEGFWKPTQESISSGPYNNAELIKQYQMQCFELSKQALMTPPKAPTIMSTLTFSISSNAYKELEEAVQEFKAKARQIISQDKDKADGVYQLNLHMFSNLENNGGK